In the Sporosarcina sp. ANT_H38 genome, one interval contains:
- a CDS encoding heavy metal translocating P-type ATPase has translation MTTLTEQQPKTSIDWPVYLELIAVILSGTLILTAWMAGKNGLDTLSAPLYISAFLIGGFAKAKEGIEETINNKELNVEMLMVFAAIGSALIGYWAEGSVLIFIFALSGALETYTLNKSHKEISALMELQPEEAWLIQADGTTIKVSTTSLRIGSILLVKPGERVPVDGSITFGTTSIDMSAINGESLPVTKAIGDELFAGTVNLSGSIKIRMTKPSSETLFQKIITLVQSAQSEKSPSQQFIERFEGTYVKAVIIMVLIMMVLPHYFFGWDWTTTIYRAIVLLVVASPCALVASIMPATLAAASNGARKGVLFKGGVHLEHLGSLKAIAFDKTGTLTNGKPVVTDFYVREDTDPTETLAVLASIESESNHPLAIAITNYALEKGITLERNLQIEDVPGHGIRALVNKRELLVGNPRFVGKELAEAFQQGIALSLADEGKTIIFMKDDKGIIAAAALRDTLRSEAVEAISQLKQAGILTIMLTGDNEKTAAAIAKEAGLDSFVAECLPEMKVNHLKHLLVEYKNVGMVGDGINDAPALATATSGIAMGEGTDVALETADIVLMQNDLRRISYAIKLSRKMQRIVKQNVFFSISVIMVLIVSNFLQVVDLPLGVIGHEGSTILVILNGLRMLNRIE, from the coding sequence AATAGGTGGGTTCGCTAAAGCGAAGGAAGGTATTGAAGAAACAATTAATAACAAAGAACTGAATGTTGAAATGCTAATGGTTTTCGCGGCAATCGGCTCAGCATTAATAGGGTACTGGGCGGAAGGGTCAGTCCTAATTTTCATCTTTGCACTCAGTGGTGCGCTTGAAACCTATACATTAAATAAAAGCCATAAGGAAATTTCAGCACTTATGGAATTACAGCCTGAAGAGGCGTGGCTTATTCAAGCTGATGGGACTACTATCAAAGTGTCAACTACTTCCCTAAGGATTGGATCCATTCTACTCGTCAAACCAGGCGAAAGGGTCCCTGTCGACGGAAGTATCACTTTTGGTACTACCTCCATCGATATGTCTGCCATTAATGGCGAATCACTTCCTGTCACAAAAGCAATTGGTGACGAACTATTCGCCGGGACAGTCAATTTGAGCGGTTCTATCAAAATAAGAATGACAAAGCCTAGTTCTGAAACACTTTTCCAAAAAATTATTACACTTGTTCAAAGTGCACAGAGTGAGAAATCACCTTCACAGCAATTTATCGAACGTTTTGAAGGAACTTATGTAAAAGCCGTTATCATCATGGTGCTTATTATGATGGTTCTACCTCATTATTTTTTCGGTTGGGATTGGACGACTACAATCTATCGTGCTATTGTCCTGCTCGTCGTTGCCTCCCCATGCGCATTAGTCGCATCTATTATGCCAGCGACACTCGCCGCAGCCTCTAACGGAGCAAGAAAAGGTGTTTTATTCAAAGGCGGTGTTCATCTAGAACATTTGGGTTCACTCAAAGCAATTGCATTTGATAAAACTGGTACACTAACGAATGGTAAACCCGTTGTGACAGACTTCTATGTACGAGAAGACACAGACCCAACTGAAACGCTAGCGGTACTTGCAAGTATCGAGTCTGAATCGAATCACCCGCTTGCTATTGCGATTACTAATTACGCGCTCGAAAAAGGTATCACTTTAGAACGCAATCTTCAGATTGAAGATGTACCCGGGCACGGTATCCGAGCATTAGTAAATAAACGAGAACTACTCGTAGGAAACCCCCGTTTTGTCGGAAAAGAATTGGCAGAAGCGTTTCAGCAAGGCATCGCCCTATCCCTAGCTGATGAAGGTAAAACAATAATCTTCATGAAAGACGATAAGGGAATTATTGCTGCCGCGGCACTAAGAGATACATTGCGCTCTGAAGCTGTCGAGGCAATAAGTCAGTTAAAGCAAGCAGGTATTTTAACAATCATGCTAACAGGTGATAATGAAAAAACGGCTGCAGCTATAGCAAAAGAAGCCGGGCTCGATTCATTCGTTGCAGAATGTCTGCCTGAAATGAAAGTTAATCACTTGAAACATCTCCTTGTTGAGTACAAAAATGTAGGAATGGTCGGAGATGGGATCAACGATGCACCTGCACTTGCTACTGCAACATCAGGTATCGCAATGGGCGAAGGTACCGATGTTGCACTTGAAACCGCAGATATCGTTCTAATGCAAAATGACTTGAGACGTATCTCTTACGCCATCAAGCTATCTCGTAAAATGCAACGAATTGTAAAACAAAATGTCTTCTTCTCCATTTCAGTCATCATGGTTTTGATTGTTTCAAACTTCCTGCAAGTCGTTGATCTGCCACTTGGCGTTATTGGCCACGAAGGTAGCACTATCCTTGTCATTTTAAACGGTCTCAGGATGCTTAATCGCATTGAATAA